One part of the Treponema peruense genome encodes these proteins:
- a CDS encoding tyramine oxidase subunit B: MGFESEYPKVDFLYLSEKDMIAAGVENMGACIDTMEELFSLIGKGDYRMGGANGNEHGLKMSFPEKSDIPGFPVNGPDYRFMAMPAYVGGSFKMCGVKCYGSNQTNRGKGLPRSVLMLTLMDYETGAPRAYMSANLLSSMRTGAVPGLGVRYLSVKEPEVASIIGPGVMGRTAIMAITAEKPSVKTVKIKGRGKKGIEDFISFCKERCPSITSFEVCDTIEDAAKDSDIIYFGTTNAAKFEDNPYLNASWIKPGALVISTSALLMDEEFLSDTSKCKLVSDDYKMYEGWGKGKEAPTQKTVSTLIGMAFYDAVAAGKIKESDVTDIGDIVNKVKAGRDNENQIIVYAVGGMPTEDVAWGCRMLENAKKNDIGTKLTLWDKPEWV, translated from the coding sequence ATGGGATTCGAATCAGAATATCCGAAAGTAGATTTTCTTTATTTAAGTGAAAAGGATATGATTGCAGCCGGTGTCGAAAATATGGGTGCATGCATTGACACCATGGAAGAACTTTTTTCTTTAATAGGAAAAGGTGATTACAGAATGGGAGGAGCCAACGGAAACGAGCACGGACTAAAAATGAGTTTTCCAGAAAAAAGCGACATTCCCGGTTTTCCTGTAAACGGACCCGACTACCGCTTTATGGCAATGCCCGCTTATGTAGGCGGATCCTTCAAAATGTGCGGCGTAAAATGTTACGGTTCAAACCAGACAAACCGCGGCAAAGGACTGCCCCGCTCGGTTCTTATGCTTACACTCATGGACTATGAAACAGGAGCACCGCGCGCCTACATGTCTGCAAACCTTTTGAGTTCAATGAGAACAGGTGCTGTTCCTGGACTCGGTGTAAGATATCTTTCTGTAAAGGAACCCGAAGTTGCTTCAATAATAGGCCCCGGTGTTATGGGAAGAACTGCGATCATGGCAATTACCGCAGAAAAGCCTTCTGTAAAAACAGTTAAAATCAAAGGACGCGGAAAAAAGGGAATTGAAGATTTTATTTCTTTCTGCAAGGAAAGATGTCCTTCAATAACATCCTTTGAAGTCTGTGACACAATTGAAGACGCTGCAAAAGATTCTGACATAATTTATTTTGGAACAACCAATGCGGCAAAGTTTGAAGACAATCCTTACCTTAACGCTTCATGGATAAAACCCGGTGCACTTGTAATAAGCACAAGCGCACTTCTTATGGATGAAGAATTTCTTTCTGATACATCAAAATGCAAACTCGTAAGTGATGACTACAAAATGTATGAAGGCTGGGGAAAAGGAAAGGAAGCACCGACACAAAAAACTGTTTCTACACTTATAGGAATGGCCTTTTATGATGCAGTCGCTGCAGGAAAAATAAAGGAAAGTGATGTAACTGATATAGGCGATATTGTAAACAAAGTAAAGGCAGGACGAGACAATGAAAACCAGATTATAGTTTATGCTGTCGGCGGAATGCCAACAGAAGATGTAGCCTGGGGATGCAGAATGCTTGAAAATGCAAAAAAGAACGATATAGGAACAAAGCTCACCCTCTGGGACAAACCTGAATGGGTATGA